A region of Paenibacillus sp. 37 DNA encodes the following proteins:
- a CDS encoding MarR family transcriptional regulator, producing the protein MIKPSNNHNKEHLIIEVLEAVRDIQIKFQAEDDEEKEWLLKNSPNSEVQELVQEMTVTMLHVLDAIGTLEPVNGITISKQFGFSKGTVSKITKRLVQKNIILPEYLPDNKKEVLFRMTELGQDIYRLHQAMHQQIDLGANRFLQRYTEDELQFLVHALRDTAHTSWFHSEKDSPSMVTSEGGPYPDEASNDNENAEAVTINEEMNEIMGMLHTLNSRDLKKAKAVLEDVFFTKYED; encoded by the coding sequence ATGATCAAGCCATCAAACAATCACAATAAAGAGCACTTGATCATTGAAGTGCTGGAAGCTGTGAGAGACATACAGATTAAATTCCAAGCGGAAGATGACGAAGAGAAGGAATGGCTGCTTAAGAACAGCCCTAATTCGGAAGTTCAAGAGTTAGTCCAAGAAATGACGGTTACTATGCTGCATGTGCTGGATGCGATCGGAACACTTGAACCTGTAAATGGCATAACCATCTCAAAGCAATTCGGCTTTTCCAAAGGCACAGTTTCCAAAATCACCAAAAGGCTGGTGCAGAAAAATATCATTCTGCCTGAATACCTACCAGATAATAAGAAAGAAGTATTATTTCGCATGACAGAACTGGGTCAAGACATCTATCGTTTGCATCAAGCCATGCATCAACAAATTGATCTTGGCGCGAATCGTTTTTTGCAGCGATATACCGAAGATGAATTGCAGTTCTTAGTGCATGCTCTCCGTGACACCGCGCATACCTCCTGGTTCCATTCGGAAAAAGACAGTCCATCCATGGTTACTAGTGAAGGGGGACCATATCCCGATGAAGCTTCAAACGATAATGAGAATGCGGAAGCAGTGACCATTAACGAGGAAATGAATGAAATTATGGGGATGCTTCATACGCTGAATTCCCGTGATCTGAAGAAGGCCAAGGCCGTTCTTGAGGACGTTTTCTTTACAAAATATGAGGATTAG
- a CDS encoding FAD-dependent monooxygenase has translation MTDIRFKPSQEKEQPGVSPSREDYDIDVLVAGAGPTGSILAADLLRRGLRVRLVDKAPHAFKGSRAKGVQPRTQEILEDFGVLSDAHTEGSSYPLAGIHLGPITVPWRMQQRNKPTPDVPYPNILLLAQHRTDAILHRLLKRQGLNIEFNNAVDSFEQDAHGVTVTLSTGEKIRSRYLVGADGGSSTVRKGTGIRFIGETNESDRMLIIDGTIDGLSRSRWHMWPHTKGKFVGACPLPHSQQFQVMIRLGADENPDLNEAVLAAQFHKLTGFRLYDITWSSVFRPNVRLAEHYRSDRVFLAGDAAHVHTPAGAQGLNTGVQDAYNLGWKIGQVIAGAPDRLLDSYEAERQPIAARVLGKSSELYAKLDNKRLASLKRGDEERQLSLSYHGGPLSSQNASTTKSLQVGGRAPDAPCIGPGGVRRLFEILRGPQFTLLAFGANASNILPELIWPTSGAKLHRYIVSLGNEAEQNVINDTTQKLTEIYGISDDTLVLIRPDGYIGSIIKGDWQAEFENAVSMVTPPR, from the coding sequence ATGACAGATATACGATTCAAGCCATCGCAAGAGAAGGAACAACCGGGTGTGAGTCCATCAAGGGAAGATTACGATATCGACGTATTGGTTGCAGGTGCTGGCCCGACCGGATCTATATTAGCAGCAGATCTGTTGCGCCGCGGCCTTCGTGTCCGGCTGGTCGACAAGGCTCCACATGCCTTTAAGGGTTCTCGTGCCAAGGGAGTACAGCCGCGAACCCAGGAGATCTTGGAAGATTTCGGCGTGCTGAGTGATGCTCATACAGAGGGAAGTTCTTATCCGCTTGCAGGTATCCATCTAGGTCCGATCACTGTGCCGTGGCGCATGCAGCAGCGAAATAAACCTACACCAGATGTGCCCTATCCGAATATTCTTCTGCTGGCTCAACACCGCACGGATGCCATCCTGCACCGCCTGCTCAAACGTCAGGGGCTAAATATTGAATTTAACAACGCGGTGGATTCTTTTGAACAGGATGCCCATGGGGTGACGGTGACGCTCTCTACAGGGGAAAAGATTCGCAGCAGATATCTGGTGGGGGCAGACGGAGGTTCCAGCACCGTTCGTAAAGGTACAGGTATTCGATTTATCGGAGAGACCAACGAATCAGATCGTATGCTTATCATTGATGGCACGATAGATGGCTTGTCTCGCAGTCGTTGGCATATGTGGCCACACACAAAAGGTAAATTTGTCGGAGCATGTCCATTGCCACACTCCCAACAGTTCCAAGTCATGATCAGGTTAGGAGCAGACGAGAATCCAGACTTGAATGAGGCTGTATTGGCCGCTCAGTTCCACAAGCTTACTGGTTTCCGCCTCTACGACATTACCTGGAGTTCCGTATTCCGTCCCAACGTGCGACTGGCTGAGCACTATCGGTCAGATCGTGTCTTCCTTGCAGGCGATGCGGCCCACGTCCATACCCCAGCCGGTGCACAAGGACTCAATACCGGTGTACAAGACGCTTACAACCTCGGCTGGAAAATAGGTCAGGTTATTGCCGGCGCACCTGATCGCCTGCTTGACAGTTACGAAGCGGAACGTCAACCCATAGCCGCACGCGTTCTTGGAAAATCCAGCGAGTTGTACGCCAAGCTCGATAATAAACGTCTCGCCAGTCTCAAACGTGGTGACGAAGAACGACAGCTCTCATTATCGTATCATGGTGGACCACTTAGCTCTCAGAATGCATCAACGACCAAGTCACTTCAGGTCGGAGGTCGAGCTCCCGATGCTCCATGCATCGGCCCAGGCGGTGTAAGACGACTATTTGAGATCCTTCGTGGACCGCAATTCACATTGCTTGCCTTTGGAGCCAATGCCTCTAATATTCTCCCAGAGCTGATCTGGCCAACCAGCGGTGCCAAATTACACAGATACATCGTTAGTCTCGGCAATGAAGCCGAACAGAATGTTATCAACGATACCACCCAAAAACTGACCGAGATCTATGGCATCAGCGATGATACGCTAGTACTGATTCGACCCGATGGTTACATCGGCAGCATCATCAAGGGCGACTGGCAGGCGGAATTTGAGAATGCGGTCAGCATGGTTACCCCACCACGTTAA
- a CDS encoding aspartyl-phosphate phosphatase Spo0E family protein, whose amino-acid sequence MVHNPETIQECIEHARQRLYQIADQYAELWHPEVIRQSMVLDELINEYNNAIRSRKISKQLKS is encoded by the coding sequence ATGGTACATAATCCGGAAACCATTCAGGAATGTATCGAACATGCACGGCAAAGGCTCTACCAGATTGCTGATCAATATGCGGAACTATGGCATCCGGAGGTTATTCGCCAATCCATGGTGCTGGATGAATTGATTAATGAATATAACAACGCTATTCGCAGCAGAAAAATTTCAAAACAACTGAAATCATGA
- a CDS encoding C39 family peptidase encodes MAEVVLDNLIMKRESKSYVDSLHAILTHTGQFQGSKVVLAGYTGMAFKLAVHRRLLSMSVTAYGQWGEAHRPGVDNLGIFTVWDGGRTRHSTFGYYQQDAVNWVRRSIDEGTGVIYWIPEFGVIHGYDDRDRIFYVQDGWSKEPQILLYDNFGLNFTGFWYCQVFGDQVRIPEQQMLLESLRLAIEDWDLPYRLLPDQNIASGRKAYDVWVQALRSGDFDESGAGYILESFCHSRSEIRMYLQGVREIWNELDHACACYEQLGTLIDQMKGYMVQQENRRVLRPDTTEDLAQVLVKAKALEEQAIDYFRVISRKYPDRKRSTIPRWGAHSAR; translated from the coding sequence TTGGCTGAAGTCGTGTTAGATAACCTCATCATGAAGCGGGAGTCCAAATCGTACGTGGATAGTCTGCATGCGATACTAACCCATACAGGCCAGTTTCAAGGTTCCAAGGTTGTACTTGCCGGATATACGGGCATGGCTTTCAAGCTGGCGGTGCATCGCAGACTACTTTCCATGTCGGTTACAGCGTATGGACAATGGGGGGAAGCACATCGTCCGGGAGTCGATAACCTGGGAATATTTACGGTCTGGGATGGGGGACGTACACGTCATTCCACGTTTGGTTATTACCAGCAGGATGCAGTGAATTGGGTGAGACGGAGTATTGATGAAGGAACTGGTGTGATTTACTGGATTCCTGAGTTCGGTGTTATTCATGGATATGATGACCGGGACCGCATCTTTTATGTGCAGGACGGATGGAGCAAGGAACCGCAGATTTTGTTGTATGACAATTTCGGCTTAAACTTTACCGGATTTTGGTATTGTCAGGTGTTTGGTGATCAGGTCCGCATCCCTGAACAGCAGATGCTGCTGGAATCCCTGAGACTGGCGATTGAGGATTGGGATCTTCCCTATCGTCTGTTACCTGATCAGAATATTGCTTCAGGTAGAAAGGCATATGATGTGTGGGTGCAGGCCCTGCGGAGTGGGGATTTCGATGAATCCGGTGCAGGTTATATCTTGGAATCCTTCTGCCATTCGCGATCCGAAATAAGGATGTATTTGCAGGGTGTTCGAGAGATATGGAACGAACTGGACCATGCTTGTGCATGTTATGAACAGCTTGGGACGTTAATTGACCAAATGAAAGGATATATGGTTCAGCAGGAGAATAGACGTGTCTTGCGACCAGACACCACAGAAGATTTAGCACAGGTACTCGTGAAGGCGAAAGCATTGGAAGAGCAGGCTATTGATTATTTTCGAGTGATATCCAGGAAGTATCCTGACCGTAAAAGGTCCACTATACCACGGTGGGGAGCACATTCCGCACGATAG